A genomic window from Lactobacillus sp. ESL0677 includes:
- a CDS encoding shikimate dehydrogenase — protein MKNEVTGVNGPITGWLDGHTYLIGLMAYPIRHSMSPTMHNNAFAKLGLNFTYLCFEIGNDKLKGAVDAIRTLDMRGSNVSMPNKKEVIQYLDKLSPASEMCDAVNTIVNDHGVLTGYTTDGIGFVQSLKDEGIDIKDKVMTLAGAGGAATPIAVQSALDGVKEIKIFNIKDDKWAQAEKTVRIITKKTDCKVSLTDLADQDAFKAAIAASDIYCDATGVGMKPLEDQTLVEDPSWFHKDMVVFDTVYAPRTTKLMKVAQKAGVKHVFDGIGMMIDQGAASFKLWTGQDMPTDYIREIMFSEEDE, from the coding sequence ATGAAAAACGAAGTTACAGGTGTAAATGGTCCAATTACAGGATGGCTTGATGGTCATACTTATTTGATAGGTTTGATGGCATATCCAATTCGTCACTCAATGTCACCAACGATGCACAACAATGCTTTTGCTAAACTGGGTTTGAACTTTACTTACCTTTGTTTTGAAATTGGTAATGACAAATTAAAGGGTGCTGTTGATGCAATTCGGACTTTGGATATGCGCGGCTCTAATGTTTCAATGCCAAATAAGAAAGAAGTTATTCAATACCTAGACAAGTTGTCCCCAGCTTCTGAAATGTGTGATGCTGTTAATACTATTGTTAATGATCATGGTGTTTTAACTGGTTATACAACTGATGGCATTGGTTTTGTTCAATCTCTAAAAGATGAAGGAATTGATATTAAGGACAAGGTTATGACTTTGGCTGGTGCTGGTGGTGCAGCAACTCCAATTGCTGTTCAATCTGCCTTAGATGGTGTTAAAGAAATTAAGATCTTTAACATTAAAGATGACAAGTGGGCACAAGCTGAAAAGACAGTTAGAATTATTACTAAAAAGACTGACTGCAAGGTTTCCTTAACAGATTTAGCCGATCAAGATGCTTTTAAAGCGGCAATTGCAGCTAGTGACATATACTGTGATGCCACTGGTGTGGGAATGAAGCCATTAGAAGATCAAACTTTAGTTGAAGATCCATCTTGGTTCCACAAAGACATGGTTGTTTTTGATACAGTTTATGCACCTAGAACAACTAAATTAATGAAGGTTGCTCAAAAAGCTGGTGTTAAGCATGTTTTTGATGGTATTGGCATGATGATTGATCAAGGTGCAGCTTCATTTAAATTATGGACTGGACAAGATATGCCAACTGATTATATTCGGGAAATTATGTTTTCTGAAGAAGATGAATAA
- the aroD gene encoding type I 3-dehydroquinate dehydratase → MSTVKIRNIVLGEGLPKIAVPNVGTNEEEIFSSAERIAIAKPDLMEWRIDYYVAGIQDNTKLIATAKKLREIVDDLPILITFRTKNEGGVLRLSDEIYLNLVQTIIEQRLGDAVDIELFHDETRIKELVQMAHNYNVIVIMSNHDFEKVPPKDVIEFRLKKMAEMGADVAKLACMPHSAKDVLTLLDATNEVHQAIDQPLITMAMGDIGKVTRVAGQLFGSSLSFGAVGKTSAPGQLSIEDLRNTESYLAF, encoded by the coding sequence ATGTCTACAGTAAAAATTAGAAATATTGTTTTGGGAGAAGGCTTACCTAAAATAGCTGTTCCCAATGTAGGAACTAATGAAGAAGAAATCTTTTCATCTGCTGAAAGAATAGCTATTGCCAAACCTGATCTAATGGAATGGCGTATTGATTATTATGTTGCTGGAATTCAAGATAATACTAAGCTAATTGCAACGGCCAAAAAATTACGTGAAATTGTTGATGATTTGCCAATTTTAATAACCTTTAGAACTAAAAATGAAGGCGGCGTTTTACGTTTAAGTGATGAAATTTACTTAAATTTGGTACAAACGATCATTGAGCAACGTTTAGGTGATGCAGTAGATATTGAACTATTCCATGATGAAACAAGAATTAAAGAACTTGTCCAAATGGCACATAACTATAACGTTATTGTGATCATGAGTAATCATGATTTTGAAAAAGTTCCTCCTAAAGATGTCATTGAATTTAGATTAAAGAAGATGGCTGAAATGGGAGCAGATGTCGCTAAGTTGGCATGTATGCCACATAGTGCTAAAGATGTTTTGACGCTGCTTGATGCAACCAATGAAGTTCACCAGGCAATTGATCAACCGCTGATTACAATGGCGATGGGTGATATTGGTAAGGTAACAAGGGTTGCTGGTCAATTATTCGGTTCAAGCCTATCCTTTGGTGCAGTTGGTAAAACTTCAGCACCAGGTCAATTATCAATTGAAGACTTACGTAATACTGAAAGTTACTTAGCCTTTTAG
- a CDS encoding MFS transporter, with protein METTIALPTKKRIRLTTSLYLNYLVHGFSLIIIAQNMASLSQTFNTTIAQISFITSGTGIGRLVGYLLTAYLSDRFPRKTTIISGMLCYFVFAWGIILAPNLIVLYCITTLTGLGNSLLDAGTYTTLVEINHGEGYATILIKGFASIGEFTLPLIVSLLQQTNLWYGWSFVIMGLLIFLNFLLLLPIHFPNMHVEEAQETEKISDITKNANSFLTVLLCIYGYVSMALMIWFTQWISIYGTQILHYSNIISHGLMSSYSIGSMLGVILLYILSRKKASNTKLLVICNSLAFVALAVILISKQATIVNLACLVFGFGSAGGAMQLGLTVLMNLHPKRRGLMTSLYYFFGSLASISVPIISGQLSKSSIYLALGSDIIIAILAVLLVSIIAIALKANCK; from the coding sequence ATGGAAACTACTATTGCATTGCCAACTAAGAAGCGTATACGATTAACTACAAGCTTATACCTAAATTATTTAGTTCATGGATTCAGTTTGATTATTATCGCACAAAACATGGCAAGTTTAAGTCAAACTTTTAATACAACAATTGCCCAGATTTCTTTTATCACATCAGGAACGGGGATTGGTCGCTTAGTTGGTTATCTTCTCACTGCCTATCTCTCCGATCGCTTTCCACGCAAAACCACAATTATTAGTGGGATGCTATGCTATTTTGTCTTTGCTTGGGGAATCATTCTCGCACCCAACCTAATCGTACTATATTGTATAACTACCTTAACAGGATTAGGAAACTCCTTACTTGATGCCGGAACTTATACAACTTTAGTTGAAATTAATCACGGTGAGGGATATGCGACCATTTTAATAAAAGGATTTGCTTCAATTGGCGAATTCACACTGCCCCTAATTGTATCTTTACTACAACAGACAAATTTATGGTATGGTTGGTCATTTGTTATTATGGGATTGTTGATTTTTCTAAATTTCCTTTTACTTTTACCAATTCATTTTCCAAACATGCATGTTGAAGAAGCTCAAGAAACCGAAAAAATTTCAGATATAACAAAGAATGCAAACTCTTTTTTAACCGTTTTACTATGTATCTACGGTTATGTTTCTATGGCGTTAATGATCTGGTTTACCCAGTGGATCAGTATTTACGGTACCCAAATTTTGCATTACTCAAATATTATTAGTCACGGTTTAATGTCTTCTTACAGTATTGGTTCGATGCTCGGCGTTATTTTGCTTTATATATTATCTCGTAAAAAGGCAAGCAATACGAAGTTGTTAGTTATCTGTAACAGCTTAGCATTTGTAGCCTTGGCGGTAATTTTAATCAGTAAACAAGCAACGATTGTTAATTTAGCTTGTCTAGTATTTGGATTTGGTTCCGCAGGTGGTGCTATGCAACTCGGCTTAACTGTTTTAATGAATCTTCACCCTAAACGCAGAGGATTAATGACAAGTCTTTACTACTTTTTTGGTAGTTTAGCTTCAATTTCAGTCCCAATTATTTCTGGACAGCTTTCCAAATCAAGTATTTACTTAGCACTAGGATCGGACATCATCATTGCTATTCTTGCAGTACTTTTAGTATCCATCATTGCTATTGCATTAAAGGCTAATTGCAAATAA
- a CDS encoding GtrA family protein has translation MANRINPWRHPIKFVKRHRNLFVYMVFGFIAALINTVVFMVLHKWWRGAVFFSNIIAFVISNLASYFFNQKAVFINNVDQYHSTWHKLIVFFTYRIISLIPDQMIMSVGISWLHLNALPVKIIDQVLVGIFNYLTTRSVFQAQETTMMQRAKQRMQKHKNNK, from the coding sequence ATGGCTAATAGGATTAATCCATGGCGTCATCCCATTAAGTTTGTTAAACGCCACCGCAATCTATTTGTTTACATGGTTTTTGGGTTTATTGCCGCATTAATTAATACAGTTGTCTTTATGGTCCTGCACAAATGGTGGCGCGGAGCAGTTTTCTTTTCTAACATTATTGCGTTTGTAATTTCTAATCTGGCTTCTTACTTCTTCAACCAGAAGGCCGTCTTTATTAATAATGTCGACCAGTATCATTCAACTTGGCACAAGCTAATCGTCTTTTTTACCTATCGAATTATTAGTTTGATTCCTGACCAAATGATTATGTCCGTTGGGATTTCGTGGTTACACCTTAATGCTTTACCAGTTAAAATTATTGATCAAGTATTAGTCGGGATTTTCAATTACCTAACTACCCGGTCGGTTTTCCAAGCACAGGAAACAACGATGATGCAGAGAGCTAAACAGCGAATGCAAAAGCATAAAAATAATAAATAA
- a CDS encoding flavodoxin domain-containing protein translates to MKARIVYASMTGNDADMAEILEEDLQDYDFDVETSEAEFTDASDYLASDLCIFVTYTYGEGKMTDDVADFYEQLKELDLSGKYFAVMGSGDKTYNDHFCENVFDFEKMFKQVGAEEVVAPVTIENAPDDDAIAAIDKAAEEMADRLNG, encoded by the coding sequence ATGAAGGCAAGGATTGTCTACGCTAGTATGACTGGCAATGATGCAGATATGGCAGAGATTTTAGAAGAAGATCTGCAAGATTATGATTTTGATGTAGAGACTAGCGAGGCCGAGTTCACGGACGCTAGCGACTACTTGGCAAGCGACTTGTGCATTTTTGTGACCTACACTTATGGTGAGGGCAAGATGACTGACGATGTTGCCGACTTTTATGAACAACTAAAAGAGCTAGATTTAAGCGGCAAATATTTTGCAGTAATGGGCAGCGGTGACAAGACCTATAACGACCATTTTTGTGAGAATGTTTTTGACTTTGAAAAAATGTTCAAACAAGTTGGCGCTGAAGAAGTTGTCGCACCAGTAACGATTGAAAATGCACCAGACGATGATGCAATCGCTGCAATCGATAAAGCTGCAGAGGAAATGGCTGATCGGTTAAATGGCTAA
- the map gene encoding type I methionyl aminopeptidase encodes MITIKSVRELKGMQASGRLLASMFEGLRDVIKPGITTWDIEEFCQEFVKSRGGRLSEQGFEGYKYGTCISVNDQIAHATPRKDTVLNEGDLVKVDVTCNLNGFETDSCTTYPVGQISDADRDLMETTKKAMYLGIDQAILGNRIGDIGAVIQHFVEDEHGYGDVKELVGHGIQPSIHEDPEVPHWGKAGHGLRLREGMTITVEPMVEAGGDWRIEQKSVSDPNDDWVYYATPDGSKSAQFEHTFAITKDGPKILTLQKPYDGYEKYLPHFDEMDD; translated from the coding sequence TTGATTACAATTAAATCCGTTCGGGAACTTAAAGGGATGCAGGCTTCAGGTCGATTACTGGCATCAATGTTTGAAGGCTTGCGTGATGTGATTAAGCCGGGAATTACGACTTGGGATATTGAAGAATTTTGTCAAGAATTTGTTAAGAGTCGTGGTGGGCGCTTATCTGAACAAGGATTTGAAGGCTATAAGTATGGTACCTGTATTTCGGTAAATGACCAGATTGCTCACGCAACACCGCGTAAAGATACGGTTTTAAATGAGGGAGACCTTGTTAAAGTTGATGTTACCTGCAATCTCAATGGCTTTGAGACTGATTCGTGTACCACATATCCAGTTGGCCAAATTTCGGATGCTGACCGCGACTTGATGGAAACAACCAAGAAGGCGATGTATCTAGGGATTGACCAAGCAATTTTGGGCAATCGGATTGGTGACATCGGCGCAGTAATTCAACATTTTGTTGAAGATGAACACGGCTACGGCGATGTTAAAGAATTAGTTGGTCACGGCATCCAGCCAAGTATCCATGAAGATCCAGAAGTACCACATTGGGGCAAGGCTGGTCATGGTTTGCGTTTGCGTGAGGGTATGACAATTACGGTTGAGCCAATGGTTGAAGCTGGCGGCGACTGGCGCATTGAGCAAAAGTCAGTTAGTGATCCTAATGATGATTGGGTTTATTACGCTACACCAGATGGTTCAAAGTCAGCACAGTTTGAGCATACTTTTGCCATTACCAAAGATGGTCCTAAGATTTTAACTTTGCAAAAGCCTTATGACGGTTACGAAAAATATCTGCCGCATTTTGACGAAATGGATGATTAA
- a CDS encoding YihY/virulence factor BrkB family protein: MNKRKEAAPNRVALFYKTLSLKFSQGEVLTSAIVIAYYVLFSIFPLIIIIGNILPLFHINTTPIASYLDLIFPDRIAKFIMPIINSLLKRKSTGYISFGIILALWSVSSLVNAIRIGMNRVYGVRMTELKQKWQITVWTRSITILLTNLMIVIFTLLSLTLIFGQQVLEFLRPIFSISVGEIEKIFSYRYPVVGIILLGALFYLNYVLPNVKLKKRVIWPGVFTTLVGWLLLSYLFSFYLHHFHISWENYGIIGTFIIFMLWLNISSILLLFGTCVNAAIVSLRVGKVQYSVGHLAEYIQRKRRQ, from the coding sequence ATGAATAAAAGAAAAGAGGCAGCACCAAATCGTGTTGCCCTATTTTATAAGACACTATCACTTAAATTCTCGCAAGGTGAAGTGTTAACCAGCGCGATTGTCATTGCTTATTATGTTTTGTTTTCAATATTTCCATTAATTATTATTATCGGAAACATTTTGCCACTGTTTCATATTAATACGACACCAATTGCCAGTTATCTTGACCTGATTTTTCCAGATCGGATAGCTAAATTTATTATGCCGATTATTAACTCACTGTTAAAGCGTAAGTCGACCGGCTATATTTCGTTTGGTATTATTTTGGCCTTATGGTCGGTTTCGTCATTAGTCAACGCGATTCGAATTGGGATGAATCGTGTTTATGGCGTGCGTATGACGGAATTAAAGCAGAAGTGGCAGATAACGGTGTGGACACGGTCAATCACTATTTTATTAACTAATTTAATGATTGTTATTTTTACTTTGCTAAGTTTAACCTTGATTTTTGGGCAGCAGGTGTTGGAATTTTTACGGCCAATTTTTTCGATTTCAGTTGGTGAAATCGAAAAAATCTTCAGTTACCGTTATCCAGTTGTTGGTATTATTTTGCTTGGTGCGTTATTTTATTTAAATTACGTTCTACCTAATGTTAAGCTGAAAAAGCGAGTAATTTGGCCAGGTGTCTTTACGACCTTAGTGGGCTGGCTGCTACTATCTTATTTGTTTAGTTTTTACCTTCATCATTTTCACATTAGTTGGGAAAATTATGGCATCATTGGTACTTTTATTATTTTCATGTTATGGCTTAACATTTCTTCTATTTTGTTATTGTTTGGTACTTGTGTTAATGCAGCGATTGTTTCACTTCGTGTTGGTAAAGTGCAATATTCTGTTGGTCATTTAGCAGAGTATATTCAAAGAAAGCGCCGCCAATAA
- the galU gene encoding UTP--glucose-1-phosphate uridylyltransferase GalU yields the protein MKVRKAIIPAAGLGTRFMPVTKAMPKEMLPIVDKPTIQFIVEEAKSSGIEDILIVTGKNKRSIEDHFDSNPELEQNLQETGKTNLLKMSREITQLGINIYYTRQPHPLGLGDAIARGRSFVGDEPFVVMLGDDLMLDKVPLTQQLINRYNKTHASTIAVMPVPHKEVSKYGVIEPDNEIVPGLINVKSFVEKPDVDKAPSDYAIIGRYLLTPEIFDILANQKPGRGGEIQLTDAIDTMNKTQRVFAHVFTGERHDVGNKESYLETSIEYGLNHPEIKDDLRKYIINLGHKLETQDKKKK from the coding sequence ATGAAAGTAAGGAAAGCTATTATTCCGGCAGCGGGATTAGGGACGCGGTTTATGCCCGTGACTAAAGCAATGCCCAAGGAAATGCTGCCAATTGTTGATAAGCCGACGATTCAATTTATTGTTGAGGAAGCTAAAAGTTCAGGAATTGAAGATATTTTAATTGTTACCGGTAAAAATAAACGGTCAATTGAAGATCACTTTGATTCTAATCCCGAGCTTGAGCAAAATCTGCAAGAAACAGGGAAAACCAATTTGCTGAAGATGTCGCGGGAAATTACGCAACTAGGGATTAATATCTACTATACCAGGCAGCCACATCCCTTAGGCTTAGGGGATGCCATTGCCCGCGGACGCAGCTTTGTTGGGGATGAGCCGTTTGTTGTTATGCTGGGTGACGACTTGATGTTGGACAAAGTGCCGCTAACTCAGCAACTAATCAACCGTTATAACAAGACCCATGCGTCAACAATTGCCGTCATGCCGGTGCCGCACAAGGAAGTTTCTAAGTATGGTGTCATTGAACCAGATAATGAAATTGTGCCGGGGTTAATTAATGTTAAGTCTTTCGTAGAAAAGCCAGATGTTGATAAAGCACCCAGTGACTACGCCATTATTGGTCGCTACTTACTAACGCCAGAAATTTTTGATATTTTGGCTAACCAAAAACCGGGACGTGGTGGCGAAATTCAACTGACTGATGCCATTGATACAATGAATAAGACCCAGCGTGTTTTTGCTCATGTGTTTACGGGTGAACGTCACGATGTGGGCAATAAGGAAAGTTACCTTGAAACTTCCATTGAATATGGCCTTAATCATCCTGAAATTAAAGATGATCTGCGCAAGTATATTATTAATTTGGGCCACAAGTTAGAGACTCAAGATAAGAAAAAGAAATAA
- a CDS encoding thiolase family protein, whose product MKDIFVVAAKRTPFGRYRGQWADQNAVDLGQLVLTETLRSIGVESSELDALFMGNVLGSGLGQNMARQVAINAGMKTTSSSVTINEVCGSSLKALRLAQGQMELGDFDFVAVGGSESMTNAVYYNEVRNQPAENSIMMSDGLTDAFSGQLMGVTAENVAEKYHISRQEMDSYSLQSHQKAAQAVKEGYFASEMISLSIDGRRISQDENIRSDTNMAALAKLSPAFVADGQVTAGNSSPLSDGASMVLLATATKVKELGLKPLARLGTFVESGIDPAYMGFAPYYAVQKLLRRTDHKITDYDVVEVNEAFAAPSVALAHALAIPQSHLNIFGGAIALGHPLAATGTRLVATAINALNHVNGNRALVTLCIGGGQAIACELIRME is encoded by the coding sequence ATGAAAGACATTTTTGTTGTTGCTGCTAAAAGGACACCCTTTGGTCGTTATCGCGGGCAATGGGCTGACCAAAACGCGGTTGACCTAGGCCAACTGGTTCTTACTGAAACTTTGCGCAGTATTGGCGTTGAGTCTAGTGAACTTGACGCTTTATTTATGGGCAACGTCTTGGGGAGCGGCTTGGGCCAAAACATGGCCCGACAAGTGGCGATCAATGCTGGCATGAAAACAACCAGCAGTAGCGTAACTATTAATGAAGTCTGCGGGTCAAGTTTAAAGGCGTTGCGCTTAGCTCAAGGCCAAATGGAGCTCGGCGACTTTGATTTTGTTGCTGTTGGTGGTAGTGAAAGCATGACTAACGCAGTTTATTACAATGAGGTTCGTAATCAGCCGGCAGAAAATAGTATCATGATGTCCGACGGCTTGACCGATGCTTTTTCCGGACAACTGATGGGAGTGACAGCGGAAAATGTTGCTGAAAAGTACCACATTTCACGCCAAGAAATGGACAGTTACAGCTTGCAGTCACATCAAAAAGCCGCACAAGCTGTTAAAGAGGGCTATTTTGCTTCCGAAATGATTTCGCTTAGCATTGATGGTCGCCGAATTAGCCAAGATGAAAATATTCGGTCTGATACCAATATGGCAGCATTAGCTAAACTATCTCCTGCGTTTGTTGCAGATGGTCAAGTGACTGCGGGTAATTCTTCGCCGCTCAGTGATGGTGCAAGCATGGTGCTTTTAGCAACTGCTACAAAAGTAAAGGAGTTGGGACTCAAGCCACTAGCACGTCTTGGGACATTTGTGGAATCTGGCATTGACCCAGCTTATATGGGTTTTGCACCGTATTATGCTGTGCAAAAGTTGTTAAGAAGAACAGATCACAAGATTACCGATTATGACGTGGTGGAAGTTAACGAGGCATTTGCGGCGCCAAGTGTTGCTCTTGCGCATGCTTTAGCAATTCCACAGTCGCACCTAAATATTTTTGGTGGGGCAATTGCATTGGGGCATCCCTTAGCAGCCACGGGCACAAGGCTAGTAGCGACAGCAATTAATGCACTAAATCACGTTAATGGCAATCGCGCCTTGGTCACGTTGTGTATTGGTGGCGGGCAAGCAATTGCCTGCGAATTAATTAGGATGGAATAG
- a CDS encoding hydroxymethylglutaryl-CoA reductase, degradative: MKFYQLTPEERRALLTKQGIKLDAIDPATLHQLDQLSENVVGQLRLPVGLVPNLLVNGQRYWVPMATEEPSVVAAANHGANIFSKNGGVTAQSDRQGLDGQIILQSTSDFEPTALRTLFPQLIEQANHEFASLVKYGGGVKRIEMRQKAELIYLKVLVDPAEAMGANKVNSILEFLAIKMEKLPGIKAKLFAILSNYPSQLTTVRVKLMVNTIGGLAVANRIALLSKIGQTDVYRAVTNNKGIMNGVHAALIATGNDSRAVDAACGVLASQSGQYASLSKWYVQGDNLCGELTLPLAIGTVGGSITARSDVRQNYRILGKKITTAELANVIATIGLANNLAALLAISTDGIQKGHMKLQSRNLVANLSATTQEKEQVLQLLTQNREYSQAAAVKFLQQVREKE; the protein is encoded by the coding sequence ATGAAGTTTTATCAATTAACGCCAGAAGAGCGGCGAGCTCTGCTCACAAAGCAGGGGATAAAATTAGATGCAATTGACCCAGCAACATTGCATCAGCTTGACCAATTGAGTGAAAATGTCGTGGGACAATTACGCTTACCAGTAGGATTGGTCCCAAATTTGCTGGTTAATGGCCAGCGCTATTGGGTGCCGATGGCAACAGAAGAACCCTCAGTTGTGGCAGCTGCTAATCATGGCGCTAATATTTTTAGTAAAAATGGTGGTGTCACTGCTCAAAGTGATCGGCAAGGGCTAGATGGTCAAATTATTTTGCAAAGTACGAGTGATTTTGAACCAACTGCCTTGCGGACATTATTTCCCCAACTAATTGAACAAGCTAATCATGAATTTGCCAGCTTGGTTAAGTACGGCGGTGGCGTAAAACGGATTGAGATGCGGCAAAAAGCTGAATTGATCTACTTGAAAGTACTAGTTGACCCAGCCGAAGCAATGGGCGCCAATAAGGTTAATTCAATTTTGGAATTTTTGGCTATAAAAATGGAAAAATTGCCGGGAATTAAGGCAAAATTGTTTGCGATTTTATCAAATTATCCGAGTCAATTAACAACTGTGCGAGTTAAGTTAATGGTAAATACAATTGGCGGGCTGGCGGTTGCTAACAGGATTGCATTATTAAGTAAGATTGGGCAAACCGATGTGTACCGTGCTGTGACTAACAATAAGGGTATCATGAATGGCGTTCATGCTGCGCTTATTGCAACGGGCAATGATTCGCGTGCTGTTGATGCTGCATGTGGTGTGCTAGCTAGTCAATCGGGGCAATATGCTAGCTTAAGTAAGTGGTATGTGCAGGGTGATAATTTATGCGGTGAATTAACTTTACCATTAGCAATTGGTACAGTTGGCGGCTCAATTACGGCCCGCTCTGATGTGCGTCAGAATTATCGTATTTTAGGAAAAAAGATTACAACGGCAGAACTAGCTAATGTGATTGCAACAATTGGTCTAGCTAATAATTTGGCTGCCTTGCTGGCGATTTCAACCGATGGTATCCAAAAGGGACACATGAAACTGCAGTCACGTAATTTAGTTGCGAATTTATCCGCAACAACTCAAGAAAAAGAGCAAGTCTTGCAGTTATTAACGCAAAATCGTGAGTATTCACAGGCCGCAGCCGTTAAATTTTTACAACAAGTTAGAGAAAAGGAATAG
- a CDS encoding hydroxymethylglutaryl-CoA synthase: MQVGIDQIGFYTPNKYVDMVDLAHARNEDVDKYLIGIGQSQMSVADQTQDAVSMGINATQYLPQIDREQVGLLIFGTESGVDQSKSASLFVKSALNLAPEVRTFEVKEACFGMTAGVMIARDYVRLHPYHSAIVIGSDLARYGIGTSGEVTQGAGSVSLLIKANPRILTLNDGHSAFSQDVNDFWRPNNSATALVDGKYSTQVYLDFFQRTFTDYQKLKKLQTSDFTALIYHLPFTKMGLKANRLAIADQDEATSELLATNFTTAACYGRVVGNIYTASLYLSLLSLLENSILPADALIGLFSYGSGAMGEFFSGKTVANYEKMLNPSGTKKLLQRRQKLAIPEYERIFTTALSDPIDGTTLISDEEAGYWYFAGTKNRIRQYRQK, from the coding sequence ATGCAAGTTGGAATTGACCAGATAGGATTTTATACACCCAATAAGTATGTGGATATGGTAGATTTGGCTCATGCGCGTAATGAAGATGTTGATAAGTATTTAATCGGTATTGGTCAAAGTCAGATGAGTGTGGCCGACCAAACGCAAGATGCCGTTTCAATGGGGATTAATGCGACGCAATATCTACCGCAAATTGATCGCGAGCAGGTTGGACTTCTGATTTTTGGAACCGAAAGTGGTGTGGATCAATCTAAGTCAGCTTCCTTATTTGTCAAAAGTGCCCTGAACTTAGCACCTGAAGTGCGAACTTTCGAAGTGAAAGAAGCGTGCTTTGGCATGACGGCTGGTGTGATGATTGCCCGTGATTATGTTCGCCTGCATCCTTACCACAGCGCGATTGTTATCGGTAGTGACTTAGCTCGTTACGGTATCGGCACTTCTGGGGAAGTGACGCAGGGTGCGGGCAGCGTGAGTTTGCTAATTAAGGCTAATCCGCGCATTTTGACTTTAAATGACGGTCACAGCGCCTTTAGTCAGGACGTTAACGACTTTTGGCGGCCCAATAATTCGGCGACGGCACTAGTTGATGGTAAGTATTCCACGCAGGTTTACTTAGACTTCTTTCAAAGAACCTTTACTGATTATCAAAAACTAAAAAAGCTGCAAACAAGTGACTTTACGGCCCTGATCTATCATTTGCCTTTTACCAAAATGGGCTTGAAGGCTAACCGGTTAGCAATTGCTGACCAAGATGAAGCAACAAGTGAGCTGCTGGCGACTAATTTTACAACGGCTGCATGTTATGGCCGGGTGGTGGGAAATATCTACACAGCATCACTTTATTTAAGCTTGCTTAGTTTGCTGGAAAATAGCATTTTACCAGCTGATGCCTTAATTGGTCTGTTCTCATATGGTTCTGGTGCCATGGGGGAATTCTTTTCAGGAAAAACAGTAGCAAATTATGAAAAAATGCTCAATCCTTCTGGAACTAAAAAGCTGCTGCAGCGACGGCAAAAGTTAGCGATTCCAGAATATGAACGAATTTTTACCACGGCTCTTAGTGATCCAATTGATGGGACAACATTAATTAGTGACGAGGAGGCAGGTTACTGGTATTTTGCAGGGACGAAAAACCGCATTCGCCAATACCGCCAAAAATAA